The Planctellipticum variicoloris DNA window TACCACAGCGCCGCCAGCGTGATCACCGAAGTCACCGAATCGCCCAGCGAGTTCACCGCATCCGAAATGAGGGCGAAGGAATTCCCGAGAATACCCCCCGCAAGTTTCGTCACGCCGAGCGCCAGATTGACGATCAGTCCGAGCAGCGCGGCGCGGATCGCATCGCGATAGAGCGGCGTCGGACTGGAGGTCTCGGGAATCACGCAGATCTTTCTCGGGACTGACGGAACCGTCGACACGCCTCGGACGCGGCAGTTTCCCGCTGCCGTGGTCCTCAGGGAACAATCCCTGTTCTTATCAGCGAGGTCCACAACGGCGGTCCAAACAGACACGCTCCCACCAGAATTGCCGTCACCGCCGCACACAGCACCGCCCCCGCCGCCGCATCTTTCGCCTGACGCGCCAGCGGGTGGACTTCGGCGGTCGTCAGATCCACGGCGGCTTCGACCGCGGTATTCATAATCTCGGATGCGAGGACCAGCCCGATCGTCAGGATCAGAATCGCCCAGCGTACGGCGTCGAACCCGACGACCGCCGCGGCGATCACGGCCAGGACTCCGATGGCGAGCTGGATCTTTGCGTTGCGCTGCGACCGGACGGCTTCCGCCAGTCCGGTCATGGCGTGTCGCAAGCTGCGGAGAAAAGGGGGCTGCTTCACTGCGGCCTGCTTCACTGCAAACGAGGAATTGACGACCGGTCCGCCAACGCAGAAGCCCAGGTCATTTCGACCTGGGCTTCATACGCATGATCTCGTCGAGAAACGCCGGACAGCAGCCCGGTCAACTCGCGAAAACTACTTCACCAGCGCGTCGCTGGCCTTGACCACCTTGCTGATGGCGTCCTTGGTCAGCTCGCCCTTGTTGAAGGCGTGGCTGCTCGTGACCTTGCCTTCGACCCACATCATGACCGTGACGTCGGCCTTCGGATTGATCTTGTAGCCGTCCGGGCCGGCGGTGCCGTCGAACGTCGTCAGCGGAAGCTGCTCGATCTTGTTCTTCTTGGCGGCGTCCGCCAGCGTCGTACGAGCCGCTTCCGGCTTGTCACTCATCAGAACCACGAAGCCGGCCATCCGCTCGTCGCGGTGCTTGGCGACCACGCCGTCGAGTTCCTTCGCCAGGGCGGCGACTTCGTCATTCATTTCCTTCGCGAAGATGCTGACCACCGGCTGGTTGCCGTAACGGCAACGGTAGCACAGTTCGCTCCCCTTCTGCGGGCCGGTCACGTCGTAGACGTAGAACGGCGGGACGCTGGCGCCCTTGTCGAGACCCGAAGTCACTTCGCCAGCCGAAACTGCCAGCCCGGCCGTCATCACAACCGCTGCTGCCAACGATGCGAGAAAACGCTTCATCGATGCCTCCTCCGCAAATCGAAACCGCAGACACTCTTCGACGCCGACACGACGTCCGGTCTGCAACTGTGTCTTGAATGGCCGCCAACCCTGGCTGCCGACGCAACCGATTATAGCCGTCCAGCAAGACGACCGTTTGTGAAGAGTCTCACAGACCGCGCCGAATTTCGCAAGTGGCTGCTTTGCGAGCTCACAGAGTTTGGACCGGACTGCGAACAGAGTGAGAACGCGCAGTTGAGGCAGGTTGCGAAACGACATCACGGCTGCGCCAGACGCTCCCACGCGCGATGCACGCCCCCCACAATCCGTTCCTCGACATCGGGGGCGAACGGCCCCGGGAACCCCGTGTAGAGCATCGCCCCGCCCGCTTCGTAGCCCCCTTCATTCAGCACCCGCCGGCTCGGCACGTAGCCGAACACGTCGTTGGAATAGCCTGCCACCCACAACGCCGACCCCGGCTTCGACCACTCCCGCTGCAGCCGCAACGAGTAATCCACAACCACTTCGCCGCTGAGCGCCACGAGCGTCAGCTCGTTCCCCAGCCGCACGCCGTGAATCAGATACGGGTACTCGACGTCGATTTTCCCGCGCGTCTCCAGTTGCTCAATCAGTCGCTTCGCGTGACTCGCTTCATACTTGTTGGCCGACTTCGCCTGCACGTCCAGTTCTTCCCGGCTCGCCGGCGGCGCGAACTCCAGCACGACAGTCTCCAGCGCCGTCGCCAGCGTCCCGGTCAGCGGCGTCGGCGTCGGCAGCAGCGCCGTTTCCACAGCGTTCGCCAGCGACCGCCCGTGCTGCTGGGCCAGTTCCAGCTTGCCGCGCGGATACGGATTCTGATCGCCGCCGCAGCCCAGCATGAACAGGGCCGTGACGTCCGGATGGGCCTCCTGCAGATACTCCTGGGCATAGCCTGCATAATCGCCGCAGAACTCGTAGAAGCCCAGCGTCGTGTTGTGGCACGCGTAGCCAAACAGCACCGCCCGCAGTTGACCGTCGGGCGACTCCACCCGGATGATCGGCACGTTGTGGTCCACGGGACCTTCGGGATACGGGCTGTTCTGATAGCCCTTCGGACTCGGCAGCCGGCGATTCATCGCGAAGCCGCAACGGGCGTGGGAATAGCCCAGCTTCGATGGCGTCAGATTTGCCAGCGCCCGCTCGACCGTTTCAAACAGTTTCTGTTCGAGTTCGACCGCATAGGCCGCATTGAGGGCCTTCGCATCGTCGCCGGGATTGACCGTAATCCGGCTGCCGCGCAGCTCCGGCCCGCAGTGCGTATGCGAGGCGTTCATCAGCAGCGATTCGGCCGGCAGCCCGTGCTTCTGGTGCAGTTTCGCCGCCAGCGTCTCCCGCATCGTCCGCGGCACGCCGATCAGGTCGAGCGTCAGAAATACGACTTTCCGATCGTTGGCGTCGCTGATTGCCAGCGCCTTGGCAAACAAGTCCTGCGCCACCCCCTCCGACGGTTTCGTCCGCGACGCATACCCCGCCATCCAGAGCGACTGCTCGGGCGTAATCTTCGTACTGGCGACGCCGGCCTTCCAGATGGCGTCTTCCGCACGCACGATGACCGGCGCTCCCAGTAGGAGGGAACTCAATGCGAGGCAGGCCGCGGTCCTGAGCATATACGATCTCCTTGGCGGGGCGGGGTGACGGGCGGTGAGCGGGCACGGAATGGCACTGTAGCCGACCGGATTCCGGAATGCAGCAGGATTTTCACGCGACGCATCACCCTCTGGACGAAATGCATGCCCCGACGATGTCCGCGTGAACCGAACGACGCGCCCGTCCGTTAGACTGGTGCAGCCGCACGCCGTTCTCGTAAAGGTTCTGCCATGACTCAGGAACGATCGACTCTACCATCCGACGGTTGGCAGATGCTGACCATCAACCTGGTCGCACTCGTCGCGGGAGGATTGTGCGTCGTTGGCGGCGCATTGCTGGAGTCACCGTTTGTCGCGGTGACCGGCGTCCTGATCGCCATCGGCGCCGTCATCTCCCTCACCGGTCACTTCACCCTCGCCCCGAACGAAGCCTGCGTTCTCAGCCTGTTCGGCCCGTACATCGGCACCGTCCGCGAAGCCGGCTTCTACTGGGCCAACCCCTTCTACACCAAACGCAAGATCTCGCTCCGCATCCGCAACTTCGAAGGGACGAAGCTCAAGGTCAACGACAAGCAGGGGAATCCGATCGAAATCGCCACCGTCGTCGTCTGGCACGTTTCCAACACCGCCGAAGCCATCTTCGACGTCGAAAACTACGAGCACTACGTCCAGGTCCAGAGCGAAACAGCGCTGCGGCACCTCGCCAACAGCTACGCCTACGACCACGGCGAAGAGCACGAGATCACGCTCCGCAGCGGCGTCGACGAGGTCTCCGGGACGCTCAAGCAGGAACTGACCGAACGCCTCGCACGGGCCGGCGTCGTCATCGACGAAACCCGTCTGACCCACCTGGCCTACGCTCCGGAAATCGCCGGCGTCATGCTCAGGCGGCAGCAGGCCGAAGCGATCATCGCCGCCCGCCAGAAAATCGTTCACGGCGCCGTCAGCATGGTTGAAATGGCCCTCCGCGAACTCGGCGAGAAGCAGATCGTCGAACTCGACACCGACCGCAAAGCCAGCCTCGTCAGCAACCTGCTGATCGTCCTCTGCAGCGAATCCGAAGCTCAGCCGGTCATCAGCACCAAGAGCGGCGAATGACGGCCACTCGCTTCACGACCTCTGCGTGGCGATCTCCCGCACCAGCTTGCGCGGCGCGCCGATATCAATCACCTCGACGCGCCCCACATATTCCGCCGCAGCGGGGACATCGAAGCCTCGCTTCCGGGCGACGAACGTCGCCGTATAGCGCGCCCGCACCGCCGTTCCCAGCGGCAGACCGGTATCGCAGTCCAGTCCGCTCGGCAGATCCACGGCAAACGTCTTCAACCCGCAGCCGTTGATCGCGTCGATCACGGTTGAAAACGGCGGCCGGACCGGCCCCTGCAATCCCGTCCCCAGCAGAGCGTCGACGATCCAGTCCGATCCCACCAGGGCCGCCGTCCAGTCCTGCGGACGACCGCGATCTCCCGTCAGGACGCGCAACGGCGTCCCCGCCCGCTGCAGCACGTGCAGATTAACCGCCGCGTCGCCGGTCAGCTCTTCCGGCGCGACGCACAGCAGAACGTCCACGCGATGGCCGCGGTTTTCCAGGTGCCGCGCGATGACAAAGCCATCCCCGGCGTTGTTCCCCTTGCCGCAACAGATCGCCACCCGACCGCGAATGCCGAGCTGCTCCAGCCAGAGCGCCGCCCCGGCCCCGGCGTTCTCCATCAGCACCAGGCCCGGCAGGCCGTACTCTTCGATGGCCCGTCGATCGACTTCCCGGACCTGCGCCCGCGACAAGGCGGGCGTCACTTCGCATCGCCCGGCGGCGGTCCCGGCGGTCGCGGTCCGCCCGGGGGACCGTTGTCGAGAAAACTGCGGATGCGTTCGCCCGGCCGCTGCGGCCCGCCGCCGTCGCCATTGCGCGGCGGGAATCCGGGGCCGCGTCCGTCGGAGCCTGAACTGCGATCGCCGGGGCGTCGCCCCGGTCGCAGTAGCATCAGTCGCTCAAAATCGGGGTCGGGATGCTTCTTGAAATAGGCCCGGATCATCTCCCGCCGCCATTCGTCGCGCGTGAGCTGATTGAGTTCGAAGCGCTGGGAGGGTTCCAGGTCGGAAAAATACTTCACCAGCGTGGCGTCATCGGGAGTCCGTTTCTCGATCTCCCGGTGCGTCTCGTGAAACAGCGACCGGCCGATGACCCCCGCCCAGGCGCCCCAGAGCATCCGCTGACGGTCGGGCGTCGACAAAAAATCCCGCACTGCCGGCGTTTCCACGGCTTCGAGCATCTTATCGAAGGGGAGCACGATCGCGCCGGCGTCGATCGGCGGACGCCACAGATTCCCTGCGATCGCCCAGGCTCGCTCCAGCTTGCCGATGTCGTCTCCAGCCTCCGGCAGTCGCGCCTGTCGGTCTTCCGGCAGAGCACTCTTGACGAGCTCCAGAACGGTCAGCAGCTCGGAAGTTTCCAGAGTCGGCACCTGCCACGGATTGCGACTGCCGGACTCCAGCTCCGGGAGGGGCATCTCTTCCTTTTCGACCTGCTCCTTCCGGAACTTCTCGACCAGATCCCGCCGCTTGTTGATGTCCTGCTCCAGCCGCAGTTCTTCCCGCTGACCCGGCGTGAGCGTCTGCAGCCAGGCCGTATAGGTCGCCATCAACTGCTTCAAGCCGGGATCGCTCTCCACCGTCGCACTCAGATGGCGATAGGCCGCCTGTTCTTCCGCAGTCAACTGCCGGAAGGTTTCGATGTTCTTCTGCAGCCGCGCGCGATCCTCCGCAGTCATCTGCTTGACCCGGTTCGCGCGTTCCGCAAGATTCACGTCGTCGCCGGCCGCGGCTGGCCGACCGGCGAACAGCCAGACGACCCCGAGCATCCCCATGACGACGAACGTCAATGGACGGCTCATGGGGAGCCTCCCTGACCGACGGGCTCCGCGAACGCGTTAATCTTCTTCAACTGCTGCAGAAACTCCACGTCCTTGACGTCCTGATACTGATGCAGCTTCTCCAGCAGCGGAAGATCGCGGAGCACTTCCTCGTGCGGATTCGGCACCCACCGGCTCGTGATCTGAAACCCGATGGCGGCCGAAAGCAGAATCGCAATCGCCCAGACCGCCACCACTCGACCTCGCCGGACGTACTCGAACCACGGCTGGTCGGTGATCGGCGTGCGAGTTTCGGCCACCTTGAGAGTGGACATGGTCGTTTCGGCAAAGTCAGTCGGGGCGGCGACTCGCGGGAGCACGTCCAGCAGTTCCCACGTCCGCGCCAGTGCTTCGACCTCGTGCCGGGCGACTTCGCTCCGGGCCAGCACCTGATCGATCTGTCCGGACCGCGACTCATCCAGCTCGCCATCCAGGTAGGCGACCAGGTCGTCTCGGTGCTCGGCAGTCAGTCGCGGGGCTTTGTCCATCACACCGTCAATTGTCGTTCTGAAGCCTTCAGGTTACGGCCTTTGCAGGCCGTCTCACTCCACGTTCGCCGGATTTTCCGGCCGGCCTCAACTCAAGCGGACTTGTGAATCTGGATGTAGGCGTCCAGCACCTGCCGCAGGTTCTCCCGGGCGCGGGACAACAGCGACTTCACCGCGGCCGGCGTCATCTCCATCGCGTCCCCGATGTCCTGGTAGCTCATATCTTCGAACTTGTGCAGCAGCACCGCCATTCGCTGGCGCTCGTTCAGTCCCAGCAGCGCCTCGTGCACGACCGCCTGCATCTCAATCTTGTCGAGCTGTCGCGTCGGCATCAGCGCCGACTTTTCCTGAACCAGCGATTCTTCCGGCCGAACCCCCATCATGCTCGACTCGCCCCCCGCAAACGCCACTTCGCGCTTGCGGCCCCGGTCCCGGCGGGAATTGCTCGCCAGATTGTTCGCGATCCGGAAAATCCAGGTCGAAAACCGCGCGGTCGGAACGTAACCGTGACGCGAACGATAAATTCGCAAAAAGACTTCCTGCGCCAGGTCTTCGGCCTGCTCCTGACTCTGCAGGTGGTGGGAAAAAATGTTGACCAGCCGGTCCTGATACGCCTTCACGAGTTGAGAAAACGCCTCGTCATCGTCCTCACGGGCGCGCAGCATCAACTGGACTTCCGGGTCGTGGAGATACCCGGAGTCTTCCTTGGCGACGGGCACGCTCGTCGAAGACGCCACTGAGGCAACCTGAATTTCGTTTGCGGGCGAACCGCGGTTCGCCCGTATGACAGACCAAACACCAGGACCGCCGGAAAGTTTCTGCCAGGCAGCAAAGCCTTTCCGGCAAAACGATATCGACGTTCCAACAAGTATATTCTCACCGACCTCCAGCGTCTGCCCCAAAGCTCGGGCTTCGGGAATCGGGCCTCGGGCTTCGCAGAAAAGATCGGTGAAGCGAATTGCGAGGCTCAACATCCCGTGGTATCAGGAAATGTCCGGTCATCCCTGCTCGCGACCTTCCAGCGGCCATTTGCTCTGCGAAGCCCGAATCCCGAATCCCGAAGCCCGCCGCAATGCCATTCTCCCCCCTCCCCCTCAGCTATTGCACGAACGTCCATCCCGGCCGCACTCTCGCCGAGGTGGAAGATGGTCTCGACCGCTACACCGTCGACATCCAGCGGCGATTCGGTCATCCCCTGGCCGCCGGGCTCTGGCTGGCCCAGCCGATCATCCGGGAATTGCAGTCCACCCCCGACGCAGTCGCCCAGTTCCGCGACGGGCTCACTCGTCGCGGCCTGACCTGCCACACGCTCAACGCCTTTCCCTACGGCGATTTCCACAGCGACCGCGTCAAAGAGCAGGTCTATCTCCCCGACTGGACCGATCCCCGCCGGGAGGGATACACCCTGCATTGCGCAGAAGTCCTGGCTCAGCTCCTGCCGCCGGAGACCGACGGGAGCATTTCCACGGTGCCGCTGGGCTTCAAAGCCCTCGCTGATCGTCCCGGATTCATCGAGACGTGTATCGAACGGCTGCTGAACCTGACCGTCGCCCTCGACCGGCTGCGCCAGACCACCGGCCGCACGATTCGCCTGGCGATCGAACCCGAACCCCTCTGCGTCCTCGAAACCACGCCGGAAGCGATCGCCTTCTTCGAAAAACTCTTTGCCGCTGCTGCAACTCAGGGAATCGAACCGCTGGCCCGCAATTTCCTGGGGCTGTGCTACGACGTCTGCCATCAGGCCGTCGAATTCGAAGATGTTCCCGCCTCGCTCCGCCAGCTCCGTTCCGCAGGCATCCGCATCAATAAACTCCACATCTCCTGCGCGATCCACCTGGACGATCCTGGCCGCAATGCGGAAGGCCGGGCCGCGCTGGCCCGTTATGTCGAACCCCGTTACCTGCACCAGACGTTCGCCCTGCTCCCCGACGGCGGCCGGATCTCGGCGACGGATCTCGACGCCGATCTCGCCTCCGCCCCGCCGGCCGAATTTGCCAACGCCACCGCATGGAGAATTCATTTCCACGTCCCGGTCGACTCCGAAGCGCTCGGCCCCCTCCGGACCACCCGCCCCGAACTGCGCCAGGCCCTGGAGACAATTCGCGACTGGGACGACGCTCCGCACCTGGAAGTCGAAACCTACACGTGGGAAGTCCTGCCGGACGGAGGTCGGCCGCAGCTCGCCGAAGGCTTCGCCCGCGAACTGACCGCGACTCGGGCGCTGCTGGCCGAAATCGCCGCACGGTGATTCGCTGGACTCGACCGCAGTTGGTCGTGGTATGCTGTCGGGCGCTGTGAAAACCGACCGTCAAGAATCCAACGGATCGCCCGTGCGATCCTCCGGGAGCCGATCCGATGAAGCGTATCGCCAGTTTGCTGCTGCTGTTGTCCGCCGCGGGCTGCATGGAATCGCTGGACAAGCAGGCCCAGAAAGATCCGAACTCCATCATCGGCAAGACGACGCAGAACATCGGCGAGTTCAAGCCGGAAGCCGGGGCGCAAGTCAGCGACAGCAAGATCCGCGCGACCGACCCGATCACCGCCCCGGTCAGCGCCTATGGCCCGATGCTGGAGCAGATCAGCAAGACGCACATCGCCCACGCCGTGAACCTGTACCATGCCACCAACGACAAGTACCCGGCGAGCCTGGACGAGTTCATGAAAGAGATCATCATTCCCAACAATATCAAGCTGCCGGTCCTGCCGGGCGGCAAGCAGTACCAGTACGACGTCGAAAACCACCAGCTCGTCGTGGTCGACGCGCCGGTCGAGGGCGCGAATCCGACGCCGTAAGGCGAATCGACTCGCAGACCGTAGGGCCGCGCGCGCCCGGCCGCCTTCGATGAGCGCGTCCCGATTCGATGTCGATGCTCGGAAGTCCGGTCACCCGACCTCTGGCGTCGAGAGGCGACATCTTGAGCCCCGAAGTGGGCGTCGGGCTGTAGCCACGGGTGAAACGGAGTCCGCCGACCGGCGGACGGAGTGCAACCCGTGGAACATGACGCCCTCGACAATCGCCCGGGAACGGGCGACGGAACTGCTCCTGTCTCCGAAGTCCGATCCTTTGGCTGCAGCAACGCTGGAATGCCTGGCCCGCGGGCTGCAGGTGCAGCCGGACGAGATCGCGACTTTCTGATTCCCACGTTTCCTCGCTCGATCTTCAGCACCCCGCCAGAAACTCCAACCACGCCACCAGCACCTCTTCCGGGATCTCGTGGCTTCCTGGAAACGGCGTGTAGGTCACCCGGCAGCCGGCGTCGCTGAACAGATCCCGCAGCGCCTCCGCCCCGCTGATCGGCAGCACCGGATCGTAGCTGCCGTGGCTGATGAAGACCGGCAGACCGGCCCGCTCCGCTGCCAGCCGCTTCCACTCGTCTTCACACAGCAGCGTCCCGCTTAACAGCGTCAGGCCCGCCGGGGACACCGGCAGCCGCAGCGCCACATCGGTGCTGACCATCGCCCCCTGCGAAAAACCTCCCAGCACAAACTGCGACAGCGACACTCCCGACGTTTCGCTCCAGATCTGCAGCGTTTCCGTCAGAGCGGCGCTGGCGACATCCAGCCCCGGCGGCACCGTTTTCCGGAGCGAGTCTCCCCGTCCCGTGGCCACCAGTTGCTGCAGGGCCATCACGTTGAGCTCCCACCAGGCGCGACCTCCCGGCAGACCCATCTCGGACATGTCCAGCGGTGCGGCGGGAAACAGAAACTGCACCCGCGCCGCCAGCTCCGGAGAGGCCCCCAGCACCGCCGGCCCCAGCCCGACCAGGTCCGTCCCCGGCGCACCGAAACCGTGGCAGAGCACAACGACCCGGTCGGGCGTCTGCCCCGGCGGGAGCTGATCGACCACCACACATTTCAGCGAACCAACTTTCACACTGCGCTGCGGCATCACGACCTCAATGTTCCGGGAGAATTCAAACGATCTG harbors:
- a CDS encoding anti-sigma factor family protein is translated as MMDKAPRLTAEHRDDLVAYLDGELDESRSGQIDQVLARSEVARHEVEALARTWELLDVLPRVAAPTDFAETTMSTLKVAETRTPITDQPWFEYVRRGRVVAVWAIAILLSAAIGFQITSRWVPNPHEEVLRDLPLLEKLHQYQDVKDVEFLQQLKKINAFAEPVGQGGSP
- a CDS encoding NAD(P)H-hydrate epimerase, with the protein product MTPALSRAQVREVDRRAIEEYGLPGLVLMENAGAGAALWLEQLGIRGRVAICCGKGNNAGDGFVIARHLENRGHRVDVLLCVAPEELTGDAAVNLHVLQRAGTPLRVLTGDRGRPQDWTAALVGSDWIVDALLGTGLQGPVRPPFSTVIDAINGCGLKTFAVDLPSGLDCDTGLPLGTAVRARYTATFVARKRGFDVPAAAEYVGRVEVIDIGAPRKLVREIATQRS
- a CDS encoding neutral/alkaline non-lysosomal ceramidase N-terminal domain-containing protein codes for the protein MLRTAACLALSSLLLGAPVIVRAEDAIWKAGVASTKITPEQSLWMAGYASRTKPSEGVAQDLFAKALAISDANDRKVVFLTLDLIGVPRTMRETLAAKLHQKHGLPAESLLMNASHTHCGPELRGSRITVNPGDDAKALNAAYAVELEQKLFETVERALANLTPSKLGYSHARCGFAMNRRLPSPKGYQNSPYPEGPVDHNVPIIRVESPDGQLRAVLFGYACHNTTLGFYEFCGDYAGYAQEYLQEAHPDVTALFMLGCGGDQNPYPRGKLELAQQHGRSLANAVETALLPTPTPLTGTLATALETVVLEFAPPASREELDVQAKSANKYEASHAKRLIEQLETRGKIDVEYPYLIHGVRLGNELTLVALSGEVVVDYSLRLQREWSKPGSALWVAGYSNDVFGYVPSRRVLNEGGYEAGGAMLYTGFPGPFAPDVEERIVGGVHRAWERLAQP
- the eboE gene encoding metabolite traffic protein EboE; translation: MPFSPLPLSYCTNVHPGRTLAEVEDGLDRYTVDIQRRFGHPLAAGLWLAQPIIRELQSTPDAVAQFRDGLTRRGLTCHTLNAFPYGDFHSDRVKEQVYLPDWTDPRREGYTLHCAEVLAQLLPPETDGSISTVPLGFKALADRPGFIETCIERLLNLTVALDRLRQTTGRTIRLAIEPEPLCVLETTPEAIAFFEKLFAAAATQGIEPLARNFLGLCYDVCHQAVEFEDVPASLRQLRSAGIRINKLHISCAIHLDDPGRNAEGRAALARYVEPRYLHQTFALLPDGGRISATDLDADLASAPPAEFANATAWRIHFHVPVDSEALGPLRTTRPELRQALETIRDWDDAPHLEVETYTWEVLPDGGRPQLAEGFARELTATRALLAEIAAR
- a CDS encoding alpha/beta hydrolase; the protein is MPQRSVKVGSLKCVVVDQLPPGQTPDRVVVLCHGFGAPGTDLVGLGPAVLGASPELAARVQFLFPAAPLDMSEMGLPGGRAWWELNVMALQQLVATGRGDSLRKTVPPGLDVASAALTETLQIWSETSGVSLSQFVLGGFSQGAMVSTDVALRLPVSPAGLTLLSGTLLCEDEWKRLAAERAGLPVFISHGSYDPVLPISGAEALRDLFSDAGCRVTYTPFPGSHEIPEEVLVAWLEFLAGC
- a CDS encoding diacylglycerol kinase family protein, with translation MKQPPFLRSLRHAMTGLAEAVRSQRNAKIQLAIGVLAVIAAAVVGFDAVRWAILILTIGLVLASEIMNTAVEAAVDLTTAEVHPLARQAKDAAAGAVLCAAVTAILVGACLFGPPLWTSLIRTGIVP
- a CDS encoding RNA polymerase sigma factor, whose translation is MASSTSVPVAKEDSGYLHDPEVQLMLRAREDDDEAFSQLVKAYQDRLVNIFSHHLQSQEQAEDLAQEVFLRIYRSRHGYVPTARFSTWIFRIANNLASNSRRDRGRKREVAFAGGESSMMGVRPEESLVQEKSALMPTRQLDKIEMQAVVHEALLGLNERQRMAVLLHKFEDMSYQDIGDAMEMTPAAVKSLLSRARENLRQVLDAYIQIHKSA
- a CDS encoding SPFH domain-containing protein → MLTINLVALVAGGLCVVGGALLESPFVAVTGVLIAIGAVISLTGHFTLAPNEACVLSLFGPYIGTVREAGFYWANPFYTKRKISLRIRNFEGTKLKVNDKQGNPIEIATVVVWHVSNTAEAIFDVENYEHYVQVQSETALRHLANSYAYDHGEEHEITLRSGVDEVSGTLKQELTERLARAGVVIDETRLTHLAYAPEIAGVMLRRQQAEAIIAARQKIVHGAVSMVEMALRELGEKQIVELDTDRKASLVSNLLIVLCSESEAQPVISTKSGE